TCATAGTCCAGGCATAGACTGAGTAAAaccagagggcattggtttaaggtcaaaggggaaagatttaaaagggacctaagggataaaTCTTTCACCCCTatgatggtgcgtgtatggaatgagctgccagaggaagtggtggaagctggtacaataacaacatttaaaaggcacctggatgggtatatgaaaaggaagggtagagagggatgtggggcaaatgctggcaaatgggactggatttattttggatatctgatgggcatggacgagttagtttccgtgctgtacatctgtgacacTCTGACATTGAATTGGCGTCTTATGTACATTGTTGAAATCCTCAGTTATAAATCTGTCCATGGCCTACTGGAGAAggcgcaaaacttgacctactcttgggaaataaggcagggcaggtgactgaggtgtcagtgggggagcactttggggccagtgaccgtaattctatttgttttaaataatgatggagaaagatagaccagatctaaaagttgaagttctaaactggagaaaggccaattttgatggtattaggtaagaactttcaaaagctgattggagccAGATGGTCGCAGgtgaagggatggctggaaaacaggaagccttcagaaatgaggtaacaagaatccagagaaagtatattcctgtcagggtgaaaggaaaggctgctaggtatagggaatgctggatgactgaagaaattgacgatttggttatgaaaaagaaggaagcatatgtcaggtatagacaggatagatcaagtgaatccttagaagagcataaagaaagtaggagacacaagagggaaatcaggaggacaaaacggggacatgagatagctttggcaaatagaattaaggagaatccaaagggtttttacaaatatattaaggacaaaagggagagaatagggcccctcaaagatcagcaaggcggcctttgtgtggagccacagaaaatgggggagatactaaatgagtattttgcatcagtatttactgtgaaaaaggagatggaagatatagactgtatggaaatagatggtgacatcttgcaaaatgtccagattacagaggaggaagtgctggatgtcttgaaacagttaaagatggataaatccccaggatctgatcagatgtacccgagaactctgcaggaagctagagaagtgattgctgggcctcttgctgagatatttgtatcatcgatagtcacaggtgagatgccagaagactggaggttggcaaacgtggtgtcattgtttaagaagggcggtaaagacaagccagggaactatagaccagtgagcctgacctcggtggtgggcaagttgttggagggaatcctgagggacaggatgtacatgtatttggaaaggcaaggactgattcgggatagtcaacatggctttgtgcatgggaaatcatgtctcacaaacttgattgagtttttttgaagaagtaacaaagaggattgatgagggcagagcagtagatgtgatctatatggacttcagtaaggcattcgacaaggttccccatgggagaccaatttgcaaggttagatctcatggaatacagggagaactagccatctggatataaaactggctcaaaggtagaagacagagggtgttggtagagggttatttttcagactggaggcctgtgaccagtggagtgccacaaggattgatgctgggtcctctactttttgtcatttacataaatgatttggatgtgagcataagaggtacagttagtaagtttgcagatgacaccaaaattggaggtgtagtggatagtgaagagggttacctcaggttacaacaggatttggaccagatggaccaatgggctggagtttatttcagataaatatgaggtgctgcattttgggaaagcaaatcttagcaggacttacacacttaatcgtaaggttctagggagtgttgctgaataaaaagaccttggagtgcaggttcatatctccttgaaagtggagtcacaggtagataggatagtgaagaaggcatttgatatgttttcctttattggtcagagtattgagtacaggggtcgggaggtcatgttgcggctgtacaggacattggttaggccggtgttggaatattgcatgcaattctggtctccttcctggtggaaagatgttgtgaaacttgaaagagttcagaaaagatttacaaggatgttgctagggttggaggattggagctatagggagaggctgaacaggttggggctgttttccctggagcttcggaggctgacgggtgaccttatagaggtttacaaaattatgaggggcatggatagggtaaataggcaaagtcttttacctggggtcagggagtccagaactagagggcataggtttagggtgagaggggaaagatataaaagagacctaaggggcaattgtttcacacagagggtggtacgtgtatggaatgagctgccagaggaagtagtggaggctggtacaattgcaacacatAAGAGGCatttgagtaggaagggtttggagggatatgggccgggtgctggcaggtgggactagattgggttgggatatctggtcggcatggacgggttggaccgaagggtctgtttccatgttgtacatctctatgattctataacacaTTCTGTGATTTTATCTAGTTTTCCTTTTCCCACATTCTTGCTCATCTCACCCAGCCACCATCGACATCAGAAGCCCCTGTTCCACGCTCAACTCTTTCAACcttcctccctcagcctcacgctTTCCTTGCTCAGCAGCGGGCACATGTCTCCCCTCCTCCCAAACCCTTCTCCGTCTCGGTGCTGCTTTGTTTTTGGAAGTTTCTCTGTTTGTGACGATCGTTCCCTCTGGCAAGGTTTGTGCGCAGGTGCAATACAACCTGCGGCCGTCAGATGGCGAGCTTTTCCCACAAACCAAACACAGGCACAAGcagctccccccaccctcctcccaaacTGGGCGCCAATTTTGGGAACGAGCTCCCAGGTTACAAAAAAACGTATATTTGTATTAGTATTAGTATCGTAAAGAACATAAAGCGCAAGTGCACACTGGAATAGGGAAATGTTCCTGGTATTTGACCTACTCCTGTGAGTGATTGCTGGGGTTACACTGTAGTTGCAAAAGAAACAGCAGCGTTGTCGGTTCTGAACAAGTTAGTTACAAAGAACTTTCCAAACGTGTTTCTGTATCAACTGGTTATTTCGGAGGTATGGAAAATTACAGCATCATATTGCCATTGTAATATGCTAATTACAGCATTCTGTCCTAAATACAATGCTAAAGTTGGAATCTCTCATTAGGTATCCGCCCCCTTCCCAACTTATCAATGATATATATCAGTCACGCTTATGTAGAGTGGGTGGTATCGACCTTCATTCAGTCCCACCGTTACAATGTTGCTGGGTGGTACAGTGCCGTGTCCCATACAAGCCTCGTCCGACGTTAATTTGAACAGTGAACTCTCAGTAAACTAATGTCTGCAATGACCCGGCTAGTGCCTTCAGGATTCTCTCTCCTTTCACTTGTGTGAAGACCTTACGACATCCGTGGATGAATGAGGGGAAAAGGCATGGACCCTTCGCCGTGTGTATCGAAGTAGCGTCGGATTGTGCTGAAAGACAGTGCTCCTCCTGGTTACAGGTTTATTAAAGCGGATTTATATTGTGTGGGCTGGTCTCGTGTGACATTGACGGAGCTTTGCCCCCTGGCCAGTGTCCTATCCGGACCATAATGAGTCGGTTTATCCTCAGCTGCAGTGATGCACGCTGTAATGGGTCtaaatttcagactggaggagTCAATGGGTGAGGACCCTGAACATTCAGAGTGTGTGTGACACTGGGGGGTGGGAAGAGATGGTCACTAAATCCACACGTACTGGCGTCTCGCAGGTTAATGTCTTAGTGCACAGGTAGGATAGGATGTGGGATTTCGCAAAAACATTCCCGCTTTTCACAATAAGAGTTGTGAGCACTGTACCGTACTGGGGAGAACTGAGTGACCTAGACTTTGGCAGAACAGCCGGACACGTTAATAGCAGTTTTCTGGGCGCTCGCAGATGGAATATGGTTAAAGATTGGAACAGGTCAGGTAATGGTCAGCTTTCAGTGTTACAACTCTGAGGGTGCGACACTGATGAGTCTGAACAAAAAGTAGCGAAACATGGTTGGCATAAGGAacaggaatcaaaggttatgcaCCATTTTGTAACACTATTGTATAAGACAATGCGCGTTGTATTGCCTCAACTATGTCTATGTTGTCAAAGTACAGAATGTAAGTTaggttttaaaaactttactACCTAGTTAATTGCATAGCTTTATGTGAAGTACAAGATTTACAGATTATAAGTAAATTTCCATTATCACCATTAAATTTGTCATGTTTCTTAAAATCTGCTCAATAGTTACAGAGCAGCGAATCCACAGATTATTTTAACACTAAATTCAAAGTCAATATATTGGGGAGCGAATAGTCCTGTTTTTCCTTTTGAATTCATGTTATTGACTGCAGTATTTATACAACACACCAGGATAGAGCGCCTTCGGCCTATAGTGTCAGTACCGGTGATATCAAACATCGATGTGTTCGAATCCCATTGTGAGGTTTCAACTGATCTGATTAGTTCTGGGCTGGACATTTTCACTCATACAGAAGCAGTTTGCATACTGGTGTGTCCACGCTTTCTTCGAACTCTTTCCGAATTTTTAAATTCATAAACCACTCTCAGTTTAAttccccaccccagtccaacggtGTATAACACGTATTTACAAATCTCACCCAGTGCCAGGGTTAATGAAGTTACTCCGCATTCAGTAAGCGACCATTTATTTTGTATAAAAAAGTATGATTTACAATATTAACTTTTATAAAAAGTTTCAGCATAATTAGATACAGCATTACAACGTGGCAGAAGTGTATTTCTGCAACTATGACACAACTCTGATTAGCAGAGTTCACAAAGTTGTCTATCACAAACTCAGCGCCATTCCTTTGTCAGAATATAACGTTTCTGacattaataaaaaaaatcaacaacatGATTTTTCTTCGGCCACGCTCCACCTTCAGAAGGCAAAGTCTTCCTCCACAACGTGATTTTTCCTTgcgttttgttttttttaaatacttgCGCTTCCCTCTTCTGGTATATTATTAACAATCAAACTAGAAAGACAACAACTGCCTTCCAAATGAAGAAAGGGCATTCAGTCCGTTTATAAATAACCGATCAGTCCGGATGGAAAATAAAAGCAGTTGGAGGGACAGACAGAAAGTCAAAGCTTGTTCTCTCGGATTGTCTTGTCTGCAATCGCTCCTGGGACTGGATCAACTCAGGCCTCGTGATGTAGGAACACCTGCAAAACATTGAATAGAAACAGGGGCGTGTTAGTCACACACAGCTTGGCTCTTCGGACAGACTGGCGCCACAGAGTAAGCTACACAAACAGCATTTTGCAAGATTCCCCCCAGCCTGGAGCCCGTCACTTGTACAAAGCGCCTCTTAAAACTCATTCACGTGCAACCAACTCTAAATCTCTCTGCCTGCACACGACCTCTTCCATCGTGTTTAGTTCTTACTGTTGTATAGCTTATGGGAGGGGAAATCACGGCCCTTCTGCTTTAGCaacaaggaaaataaaatgtcaaGGAATcttccttgtttaaaaaaaatacattatgGTTGCGGTATGAAATGCCAAATTTCAGCTGAATACATCCACTCTCCTCACCTCACGATGTAGAAATTAAAGCGAAAACGGCTCGGCTCTTTTTTCAGAACACATATTGTTTGATTTCTAAAACTAGTCTCCCAATAGTTTCTCTGTAATCGGACTTTACTCAGTTAAGGCTAGAGCGGATATAAAGGCAAAGAAACATTAAAATATCATGATATTTCCACTCACCAGTCCATCAACGACAAAATGCCTTACTGTCTTCTGTCAACAACTGTTTTGGGAATTCAGCTGCCTAAGTAAGAAAGAAAGGACATTGTAATCTAATCGTAAATGCTACAttgcagtttttgttttagaaaCGTATGAAAAAGATTGATACAGAAACATATTTAAACATCCAGGAAAATAATAAATTCTGGAGGATGTGTGTGTAAGTGCAGTTTGGCCGCGATTTTACAAACATGTAAACTATCCTGGCGCTAACCGTGCAGTGTATGTGACTGAATGAGACACAATACCTGTAAGGATAGAATTGCAACGTCTGTATTGAGTGTTGACAGAGGCGTCCTGGAGGGAGAATTCTGGCCCTGGTGCAGAACGATGGAAGGGTGCGTGTCCAAGGCGATCTGCAAATCCAGGATGTAGTCGATAACATGCTGTAGGATTTCAATTTTGCTCACTTTCTTGTTCTGCGGGATGCTGGGGACAAGCTCCTTCAGTTTCGAGTAACAGTCGTTCATGTTGTAGAGGAGGCCGAGAGGCTCCTCCACCGGCGTTTTGCTTCTGGAAATGCCAAGACTCTGCTCTGAGAGCCCCCGCACAACGTCGCTGCCGCTTTGTTTCCTGGACGATCGAATGGGGCTGACAGCCTTCATCTCGGAACCTTTCACACTTTCTCCTGCCTCTGAGATGCGCTTCATAAAATGCAGCGGTGGtttgggggagggaagggagaagaaatcggctgcacttttccagcttcTGATCCACTTAACTGTCCAGGCGATGTTTTCTGTCTCTGGCTGTCCGTTTCCAGTTCGCTTTATACCAGAACTCCGGGCTTTAATATGTTCCACCTCTGGCACCACTCATTGGCTGGATCAGGAATGTCAATTGCACAGCCCCTGCATTGCAACTGGCCTCTCTTCCTCAATAGCACCTCCCATTCGTGTCTTCTTCTGCCAATAGTTTTGCACAGGAGGCGGCTCTGTAACGAGGAAGATCCTGGAtgttctgtatttttaaaaaaaatccgaGCTAGGCGACATTTAAAGGGACCGACTTGGGACGCGATTGTGTTGTGGCATCTTAAGGAACAATTGTCCTCTCTTGGAATGGTTCATGCTGAGAAAGCGAGTGATTTATATGTTTTCTCCCAGCCGTGCAAGGAAGCAAATCTGTATGAGGCAAAATGTTCTACAGatcaataaaatcatgacgggaGTGGAGTGAGGAATGGGGAAAAATACTTTTAACAAGATTGAGAAGGGGTTTGACAACTTATCAATCGGACTCAATTAATGTACGTTTCCTTTCTGGGATGCATTATTTCACAAAACCCTTCGTTATAGCGTTTCTTTTCTGTTTATCTAAATGCTCATCACATCCAGATAAGGGACCACACAATGGGTACATTTTAATTCCCCCGAACATTCAGTTTTCATTAATAACAGATAACGATCAATAAGTGTCAACTTTTTCAGGTATCAATGTGTAAACTCAAAATCATTCTTTAGCTCCCTTCAAAATTGCTAAATTGCTGGTAAAAACGTTGACAATGTAACACATCAACTTTTACCAAAGGGAGACACTTACAATAAGACTATTAGCTACCTCAAAACCTGTCAGTATTGCAAACCTTCCAAATCACACTACTCTTCATTTATTGTTGGGCCCGGAAAATGAAGAGTTTTGGACATAATTTGAACTTTAAATTGCTTCACAGCAATGATACCATTAACTGAACAAATCCGATAGTGTTTTATTGATGGTAAGTAATTGTACTAACTGCTCCAGAACTACCCTACATCTGCTCTGAAATTAGCTTCTCATGTAAAGTGATGCAGTGATTTTTAATTGCTCTCAAGCCAAAACGTATCAATACGacattctttttaaaacaaagtacGGTCCTTAACGAGTTTAATATTTTGTAAGAATAAATTGTATGAATTTAGTTTTTGCAAATTCTGCTGCAGTATGCTGAGTAACTGCGATAATGCAATGGACAATTGTGGTAAACTGCTTTTTTGAGGGCTATACCTAAATCCAAAACCCTGTTTTATTCTAAACTAATTCCCCCACTCAAATACATATTGCCTGCTTTATGTACATAATATTGTGAGTCACATGTATTTAAATCTGATTGTTAACTGATGCAATGATTTGCTTTAACTATTGATGTAAAGTATGGCATGTTCATTGTCCCCATTCATCGCAATGCCTTGACACTGTAGTAATATAAACCACTGCAATCTACCAATCGCTGCGTTTCACGGTCTCAACACATCTGCTGCATTGTATGTTGATATGATAAGTGATGCAGTTTCATCCCTTGTATCATTTGACGTACATTTTGAAAACTGCGATACAATGTAATGTAAGCAATTGGTCTCAGAAGGACAGAAGCTCTGACAACAATGAATGCATGGTAACAATACTTAAATGGTTTTATACCAAAAAACAATTTTATTTAGAATGACACACATAACCAATGTTTAATAAACTAAAGCAATCCACTTTATTCGGGAGGACTTCAGCAGCAGAATTTGCATTTTGCCCTCTGCATTACTCTGTAGTGGAATGGAATAGACAGTTTTGGGGACTTCTTGTAGTTActgatccaatgaccatttaaaaacATCTAGTTAGGGTACCTCTTATCTggaacacattttttaaaatgacagaatGCTTTTCCCAAATCGCGAAGACGGGTGGGGAAGAgattgaattaaaacaaaaagcagCGCAGATTCTTAATGGAACAAGCAATACTGCAGATTCCGCAATATCCCCCCTCCCATCAATCCCATTGTGTTTGCAGGACTATGGTAGTGGGGAAGAATAAAAGATCTGCATCTTTTGAAAAGACAAGCAAGACAAATGCAAGCAAGCAAAGCTTCTCAAAGTCTCGTCTACATCTGGAAGCCAGgacgtgtttttttttaatttgcatcgtgtttttttttcttgtttgttcCAGCTGTGCTGTGTGCACTGGCCGCtggctctctgtctctccccaccccagactGACAGCTGATTCACTGGCAACAGCAGCCAGCGGCCGCGAGCCCCAggtccccgcccccacccccccgagCCCGCGCCGACTGCCTGGCGCCAGCCCCGTGACGTCACCCACTCACAGCGGCCCCTCCAGCCAGCCCGCGCGGCGCCGCTGCTGGCGGCTGCCATGGCGACGGCCGCTGTCAATCACCCGCCTGCAACGCTCTCCCTCACACCGAACCatggagaaagagggagggggtgggtgccCAGGAATTGCCATTCAATTTGCCACCTTTAGGGTCCTGCGCACCTGCACTATTTGCATTTCTAAAACCACGTTGGGCAGGGAGGGTCGGtcatttctcccccctccccaccccccggcAGTTTTCTTGCAACAGGCCAGGTCTGCAAAATCTACCAGAATGCTCGTTTCCACCAACATTGAGTTAATAATCAACATTTATGGAGATACTCAGATTCGGGCATCATAAAAAGCACATATGCAAAACTCAACTGGGACTGAAACACGTTCGATCTCACGATCGCCACCTCCGTGAAACATCCCATTGCCTCTTCAACAGTGCTAATGATTATATTCTTAAACTTCACAGATCAAAGCCACAACTGCCAAACCCTCTCTAAAGTGCACCGATCTGGAACGACCTTTACTCAGCACAAAGGCTTTCCCTTGTACTTCATTCCGGTCACAAGATCATTGGGGGGTGGAAGGAGAGAAATTAGTTGGCGAGATAAGGTTCTGAAAACAATCTCGGCTGGCCACAGAGTTGGTGGGAGCTCTCCGGGCTGGCGTCAGGAAGTCTGGCCCGCCTTTTTAAACAGTTGTCCTGGCTTTGTCCAGCTGCACAGACAGACAATCAGGCATCAGAAAGAGCCGTGAAGAATACTGCAGGCAACCTACTCAAAAGTGCTTTAAAAAAGTTTCTCACATAAAGCGCCTTATGTGAGGGAACTCATATCGCACAAGCTCCCCACTATATGCCGACCATCTGCGAGGAAATCATTTCCAGTGTGACTAAAGGCAGCTGGAGGAACAGTTTCAAATGGTTACTCAAAGATGACTCAACAATTCTGCAGGGATGATGGGGGAGTaatctttaaaacaaaaaaaaatcactgatccTATCCAGAACACTTTCCCTTTTTTTTGGAATGATTGCAAGATAATTCcaaatactgacttttttttaccaaataaaaacacaaaaccCAACCTCATCACTAGTAACAGCCCCTGCTGCTGTACACGTTACCCATCAGTTCTAAGGCTGGTCTTCCCGCTGCTCTGTCACCTGGCCACATTTTGAGGGGGTTGCTTTGCCTGGAAGGGCGGCTGCAGCAACTTTTGGTGCCGAGTTTTGCCTGGTTTGCAGCGCCAGGAACCCGAACACCCGCTGCAGGTCGCGTGCCGTCTACCCAGGTCCACACTGTCGCGCGACTGAAGTAACAAGTATCCACCCGGGGGGCGGGGCCTCAGCGCAGGGCGGTCAGTGtgcaggcagcagcagcaggcaGTCCAGGGGTCTCTGTGCACCTCCACAGGGTGGTCAGTATGCAAGCAGCAGCAGGCAGTCCAGGGGTCTCTGTGCACCTCCACAGGGTGGTCAGTATGCAAGCAGCAGCAGGCAGTCCAGGGGTCTCTGTGCACCTCCACAGGGCGGTCAGTGTGCAGGCAGCAGCATCAGGCAGTCCAGGGGTCTCTGTGCACCTCCACATGGTGGTCAGTGTGCAGGCAGCAGCATCAGGCAGTCCAGGGTCTCTGTGCACCTCCACAGGGTGGTCAGTGTGCAGGCAGCAGCAGGCAGTCCAGGGGTCTCTGTGCACCTCCACAAAGTGGTCAGTGGGCAGCAGCAGCAGGCAGTCCAGGGGTTCTGTGCACCTCCATAGGGCGGTCAGTGTGCAGGCAGCAGCAGGCAGTCCAGGGGTCTCTGTGCACCTCCACAAAGTGGTCAGTGGGTAGCAGCAGCAGGCAGTCCAGGGGTTCTGTGCACCTCCATAGGGCGGTCAGTGTGCAGGCAGCAGCTGCAGGCAGTCCAGGGGGCTCTGTGCATCTCCAGCAGCAGCAGGCAGTCCAAGAGTCTCTGTGCACCTCTACAGGGCGGTCAGTGTGcaggtagcagcagcagcaggcagTCCAGGGGTCTTTGTGCACCTCCACAGGGCGGTCAGTGTGCAGGAAGTCCAGGGGTCTCTGTGCATCTCCACAGGGCGGTCAGTGtgcaggcagcagcagcaggcaGTCCAAGGGTCTCTGTGCACCTCCACAGAGTAGTCAGTGTGCAGAAAGTCCAGGGGTCTCTGTGCATCTCCACAGGGCGGTCAGTGTGCAGGCAGAGGCAGCAGGCAGTCCAGGGGTCTCTGTCCATCTCCATAGGGTTGACAGTGtgcaggcagcagcagcaggcaGTCCAGGGGTCTCTGTGCATCTCCACAGGGCGGTCAGTGTGCAGGCAGAGGCAGCAGGCAGTCCAGGGGTCTCTGTCCATCTCCATAGGGTTGACAATGTGCAGGCAGTCCAGGGGTCTCTGTGCATCTCCACAGGGCGGTCAGTGTGCAGTCAGCAGCGGCAAGCAGTCCAGGTGGTgattttcccatatatctgctgcccttgtcctcagtggtagaggttgtggtttaggaaggtgctgtccaaggagccTTGTTGAGGTATCGCAGTGCACAcagtagatggtacacactgctgctactgtgcattcgtggtaaagggagtgaatgttgaaggtgctggctgtggtgccaatccagtaagctgctttgtcctggatggtgtcaagcttcttgtgcaCTGGTGAAGCTGAACTCATTCAGGCAGTGTTCCATCACGTTCATGACAAttgtcaattactagggatcttagatttaaggtaaaaggggggaAGTTTAAAGAAGATTTGAGAGACAGGCTTTTGTACAGAGGTtgctaagtgcctggaatgtgctgccagaagaagtcatacagcacagaaacagacccttcggtccaacttgtccatgcctatcAGACGTCACAatctgatctaatcccatttgtcagcatttagcccaaatccctctaaacccttcctattcatgcaccatAAATGTTgtggtgatgctggtgttggattggggtggacaaagttaaaaatcacacaacaccaggttatagcccagcaggtttatttggaagcacaagcccTTCtaaagctacctgatgaaggagtagcactctgagagctagtgcttccaaataaacctgtaggactataacctggtgttgtgtgattttttaacttttagactttgcaattgtacctgcctctgccacttcctc
Above is a genomic segment from Hemiscyllium ocellatum isolate sHemOce1 chromosome 3, sHemOce1.pat.X.cur, whole genome shotgun sequence containing:
- the LOC132834395 gene encoding DNA-binding protein inhibitor ID-2-like codes for the protein MKRISEAGESVKGSEMKAVSPIRSSRKQSGSDVVRGLSEQSLGISRSKTPVEEPLGLLYNMNDCYSKLKELVPSIPQNKKVSKIEILQHVIDYILDLQIALDTHPSIVLHQGQNSPSRTPLSTLNTDVAILSLQAAEFPKQLLTEDSKAFCR